The region AGACAGTAGCAGCAAGAAGACTCCTTAACGCAAGACTTAGAAATAACACAAAGGCAGCAACAAAGCTCTTTAAAGAGATAGCACCTCTTCTTAAGGAGAGAAACGGCGGTTACACAAGGATATACAAGCTTGACAAGAGAAGAAGAGGTGATGATGCCCAGATGGCTATAATTGAGTTTGTTGAACATCCAGACAAAGAGTAGCCATGTTTATAATCGCAAATTTCATAGAGGCGGTGGCCAGAATACTGGACATCGCCCTTACTGTTTATATGTGGATCGTTATAATATCAGCACTTATCACATGGATAAATCCTGATCCGTACAATCCAATTGTAAGATTTTTAAGGGGAGCTACAGAACCTGTTTACAGAAAGATAAGAAAGTTTATACCAACATACTTTGGTGGTATAGATATAGCACCGTTAGTTGTGATAGCTGTTATCATATTTCTCCAGTACTTCCTTGTTAACTCACTTCACGAGCTTGCTGTGAGGCTGAGATACTGAGATCTCTCCTTCAGGTAGCATCTGAGATAATCAAGTATCACCCTGTAGATCTCTTCTCTTCTTTCGGTTTTAAATCTGTATGAGATTATAAGAACACCTGATATTGATTCACCATCTTCAATAAGAACGGTAACAACATAATCAGATCCGAGAAGCTCATTTACAGGACTTTCCTCAAACTCCTGTATAGGATCTGTTACATATTTGAGGATCTCTTTCTCACACTTTATCTCACCTGTGCTTATACATTTTCTCTCATTAAAATCAAAAAATGCTACACCGTCAGCGGATAGTATCTCATTTATCTCGTAAAGCCATCCCTGAAAAACAAGCTTCCCGTCTTTAAGTTTCTGCAGACTTTCAATTATAGAAAAAAGCCTTGCATACTGATCTATCTTTTCCTCATAGGCTATATTTTTGAGATAAAGATTTTCCATCTCATCTTTCTGCTGTCTGAAATATCTCTCTTTCTGGAAGAAATGCTGTCTCAGTTTTACCATTCCAGCCATACCACCTAGTA is a window of Persephonella marina EX-H1 DNA encoding:
- the rplQ gene encoding 50S ribosomal protein L17, whose translation is MRHRVKTKSFHRPKEQREALFVNLAIALIEHGKIETTVQKAKALRPFVEKLVTLAKKETVAARRLLNARLRNNTKAATKLFKEIAPLLKERNGGYTRIYKLDKRRRGDDAQMAIIEFVEHPDKE
- a CDS encoding YggT family protein; this encodes MFIIANFIEAVARILDIALTVYMWIVIISALITWINPDPYNPIVRFLRGATEPVYRKIRKFIPTYFGGIDIAPLVVIAVIIFLQYFLVNSLHELAVRLRY